The following proteins are encoded in a genomic region of Entelurus aequoreus isolate RoL-2023_Sb linkage group LG01, RoL_Eaeq_v1.1, whole genome shotgun sequence:
- the LOC133646897 gene encoding involucrin-like isoform X2, which translates to MDIQQVMDGLSQNERKKVEDHLLREIEKARVIERQNGQKQLHLSQEETRLAHEQLHIERQNANEQTYRAQEQIHLAQQQIYELKKELFKEKLKSLEKNQNQKAACEDEQDDSGLGTSRGPADKMPAAKRAKRGPTKRKKEQQAEEQQ; encoded by the exons atg GACATTCAGCAGGTGATGGACGGATTGTCTCAAAACGAGCGGAAAAAAGTGGAGGATCATCTCTTACGCGAAATCGAAAAGGCCAGAGTCATAGAACGTCAAAATGGCCAAAAGCAGCTTCATCTCTCCCAAGAAGAGACTCGTCTCGCCCACGAGCAGCTTCACATAGAACGTCAAAATGCCAACGAGCAGACTTATCGCGCCCAAGAGCAGATTCATCTCGCCCAACAGCAGatttatgaattaaaaaaagagcTTTTCAAAGAAAAAT TAAAATCCCTGGAGAAAAACCAAAACCAAAAAG CCGCCTGTGAGGACGAGCAGGACGATTCCGGTTTAGGAACCAGCCGGGGCCCCGCTGATAAGATGCCGGCGGCCAAAAGGGCCAAAAGGGGTCCAACTAAG
- the LOC133646897 gene encoding involucrin-like isoform X3: protein MDGLSQNERKKVEDHLLREIEKARVIERQNGQKQLHLSQEETRLAHEQLHIERQNANEQTYRAQEQIHLAQQQIYELKKELFKEKLKSLEKNQNQKAACEDEQDDSGLGTSRGPADKMPAAKRAKRGPTKRKKEQQAEEQQ, encoded by the exons ATGGACGGATTGTCTCAAAACGAGCGGAAAAAAGTGGAGGATCATCTCTTACGCGAAATCGAAAAGGCCAGAGTCATAGAACGTCAAAATGGCCAAAAGCAGCTTCATCTCTCCCAAGAAGAGACTCGTCTCGCCCACGAGCAGCTTCACATAGAACGTCAAAATGCCAACGAGCAGACTTATCGCGCCCAAGAGCAGATTCATCTCGCCCAACAGCAGatttatgaattaaaaaaagagcTTTTCAAAGAAAAAT TAAAATCCCTGGAGAAAAACCAAAACCAAAAAG CCGCCTGTGAGGACGAGCAGGACGATTCCGGTTTAGGAACCAGCCGGGGCCCCGCTGATAAGATGCCGGCGGCCAAAAGGGCCAAAAGGGGTCCAACTAAG